ACGGGTCATAAAAAAGATGTTGAACTTAACGAAGCATACAACTGGAAAGCAATCGTTGATTTAAAAATGACTATTGTGGTATATATGGGTATTAAAAATTTTATGAAAATATTAAAATTGTTGGTAGAGAATGGTTTACATGAAAAAACACCAATTGCTATTGGCGAAAAATTAGATTTTGAAGACGAAAATATCATAGTGTCAGATGTTGAAAACCTGCTAAACTCCAATTTTGATATTAGATTCCCTGCAATATTACTGATTGGAGAAGTGGTTAAATTTTCTAAATTTTTTAAAAATAGCATTACCATTAAAAATGAAAGGTGTATAAAATGCGCAAATTAATTCATGCAATCGGTTTAGGTCCTGGAGATCCAGAGTCTATCAATTTGAAAGCTTTAGCTACTTTAAAAAATTCAGATGTTGTAGTTACTCCTGAATCAGATAAAAATGGCAGAAGTCTGGCAAAAGAGATCGTCAGCAAACATATTTCTTCTTCAAAAATTTTCACATATTATTTCCCTATGAATAACGATAAAAATTTACTTGATAAAAGATACAAAGAGTTAGCTGAAATTATAGATAATTTTTTATCTGAGGGGAAAAAAGTTTCTTATGTTACAATCGGCGATCTTTCCATATACAGTACTTTTAATTATCTTGAGAAAAAATTAAAACTCTTTGACATAGATGTAATTAAGATTCCTGGAATTCCATCATTTATTGCTGCTGCAAATAGAATTAACGAAAGTTTAGTGGTAAAAGATGAGCCTTTTTGCGTGGTGGAGCTTTCAAATAATTTAGATAAATTGGATGATTTATTAAGTAATTTCCCCACAGTAGTGATAATGAAAGTGTATAAAAGGTTAAATGAGCTTGTAGCTTTTGTTAGAAATAGTAATTTAGTAAAAAAAGGATTTTTGATAGAAAGGGCAACTCTACCAGAAGAGAGGGTTTTTGACCTATTAACAGATGATATACCTGAAGAAGCTGGTTATCTATCCACCGCAATACTTTTTAGCAGGGTTAAAGATGAATAAAGGGTTATCAATAGAAAAAGAAAGCTTTGATATTATAGAGCAGAATGTTGATTTATCGAAATACAGTGATGAAGAAAAAGTTGTAGTAAAAAGGGTTATCCACGCATCAGGTGATTTTGATTTTGCTAAAACAATTATTTTTTCCCATAATTGGCTTACAGACTCTAAAAAAATTATTCAAAAAAAACCAGCAGTAGTATGCGATGTAAATATGGTAAAAGCTGGAATTACAGAAAAATATTTAAAAGTTAGTGGGCTAACAACACACTGCTTTATTTCCGATGAAAAGATTCATGAGCTTGCAATACTCGAGGGGAAAACCAGAGCTGAGACTTCTATTGAGTATGCTTTCAAAAACTTTGATAATATAATATTTGTCATTGGGAATGCTCCAACAGCTTTATTGAAGGTTTTAGAACTGAATAGTTTATATACCGATAAAAATATATTCGTTGTTGGATTTCCTGTGGGTTTTGTAAAAGCTGAAGAATCAAAGGAAATACTTACAAAAACTGATATACCATTTATAACAAATAAAGGGACAAAAGGTGGTAGTGGCATTGCTGCAGCAGCTTTTAATGCCCTGATAAAGGTATGTTTTAATGTGTAAAAAGATACTGATATTAGGTGGGACATCTGATACTGAAAAATATCTAAATATATGTAGTAAAAATGAGTTTATAATTTCTGTAGCCACTGAATATGGGTATAAAATCTTTTCTAAAAAGTTTGGTAAAGATAGAGTTATTTTAAAACGATTTGACGAAAAAAGTTTAGAAGATTTTATCAAAGAAAATAGTATTTATAAGATTATAGATACTACTCATCCTTTTGCTAAAGAGATTACAAAAATTGCTAAAGATGCTGCAAATAATTTAAATATAATATATGAATCGATGATAAGGGAAAATGAGATAAATATAACTTACGAGAAGTTGATATATGTAAATTCTTTAAAAGAAGCCATAACATTTTTAAGAGAGAATGATTTTAAAAAGATCCTGCTAACAATTGGTAGTAAAATGATAAAACATTTTTCATTCTTAAATGAAAAAGCTCATGTCAGAATACTCCCATTTGAACAATCGATAAAAGATGTATTGGAGGCTGGATTTGATTATGATAAAATTATAGCAATTCAGGGTCCATTCTCTAAAGATTTTAATAAAGCTATTATTAAGGAGTTTGAAATAGAGTTGTTGGTAACGAAAGTAAGTGGGCAATCTGGTGGTTATGAAGAAAAAGTAGAAGCCTGCAGGGAGATGGGGATTTTTTGTCTTGCTATTAAAAACTGGTAGATAAATAAAGGGACGATTACATGAAAAAAGATACCAGAGTATACTGACCCCAAGAACCCTGGACATTTAAAAAAAGAGATGAGAAATAAGGTAGTATGATCTCTATACTTTTAGGACAAACAAATGTATTGACAGATGGGGTGAAGTACCCCACTGGTGAAAAAATCGAAACAGTTATATCAGTTATAGGGGTGTTAATTGGATAATTTCTCACATGGCGGTAATATATATTATTACGCTAACCTGATCGGATGTAATCCCAATGAGATCATTGATCTAAGTAGTAATATTTCCCCTTTTGTGGATGAAAATATATTTGAATTCATTAAAAATCAGCTATCAAATCTGAAAAATTTACCTTCCTCAAATGCTTTTATCCTAAAAGAAGCTCTTGCTAAAAAATATGATAAAGATATGGAAAATTTTGTTGTTGGTGTAGGAACAAGTGAAATTATAAAAAATTTATGTTTAATTAACAGTGGAAATAAAGCCCTGATAATAGCTCCAACATATATCGATTATGAAAAATATTGCAAACTTTATAACCTTCATACAAGTTTTCATTTTACCAGTGAAAGGAGGAATTTTGCTATTAATTTACAAGAATTAGATTTTTCAAAATTCGACATAACTTTCATTTGCAATCCAAACAATCCCACAGGTTACTATATACAAAAAGAGGAAATATTAAAGGCAGCTAAACTGTTTGAAAACTGCTTATTCGTTATTGATGAATCGTATCTGCCATTTATGATCGATAGTGATAATGCAAGTTTACTTTTTGAAAAAACTAAAAACATTATTGTATTAAGGTCATTTTCAAAAATTTACGGACTTGCGGGTCTAAGAATCGGCTATGCTTTCTCTTTTAATAAAGATAATATCAGAGAAATTGAAAAGCATTGTCTCGAATGGGGAGTAAGTAGTCTAAGTGAGGTAGTGGGAAAATACCTTCTTTCATTAGAAACAGATCAAATTGCATCAAAAATTAATGAAATTAAGGGGTATCTATATGAAGAATTAAAATGTTGTAATAACATTAAGCCGTTACCATCCTCTACAAATTTCCTTCTAATAAAATTAACTCATCTAAATAGTGAAAAGGTTTTCAATAATCTTTTATCAAATAAAATTTTAATCAGAGATTGCAAGAACATTAGAGGGCTTGATGACTTATTTATTAGAGTTGCAATAAAAGATTTAGATTCTATGAAATATTTCTTAAGTGTTTTTAAAAAGTTAGTGGGGTGTAAAAATTAAAAACATAATGGTTCAGGGCACCAGTTCCAATGTGGGTAAAAGCATTATAACAGCAGGAATCTGTAGAATGCTTGCAAATAAAGGTTACAAAGTTGCCCCTTTTAAAGCGCAAAATATGGCATTAAATTCTGGAGTGACTTTTGATGGGTTAGAAATGGGTCGAGCTCAGATATTGCAGGCTGAAGCATGCAAGATTTTACCAGATGTAAGGATGAACCCTATTTTACTAAAGCCCACAGGGGATGGTAAATCACAGATAATTAGACTTGGAAAACCTTATAAAACCGTTTCTTACAAAGACTATTATCAAATTTATGAAGAAAACCTAAAAATAGTAAAAGAAGCATTTTATTCATTATCAAAGGAGTTTGACATAATTGTATTGGAAGGGGCAGGCTCACCTGCAGAAATTAACCTCCAAAAATTTGATATAGTAAATATGAAAATGGCAGAGATTGCCCGTGCGAAGGTTTATATAGTGGGTGATATCGATAGAGGGGGTGTATTTGCTGCATTTAAGGGCACCTATGATTTAATACAGCCTCATTACAAAAAATTTGTTAAAGGGTTTATTATCAATAAATTTAGAGGGGATCTATCTCTTCTAAAACCTGGTATCGATGGGTTTAAAGATTTTTGTGACATACCGATAATAGGTGTTATTCCATATTTTGAGCACAATTTAGAAGATGAAGATTCGCAAAATCTTTTTACGAAGAAAAACAAAAAAAGTGGTGAAATATTATTGAATATTGGAATAATAAGATTACCCTACATGTCTAATTTTACTGACTTCCAATGTCTTGAAAATATTGAAAAAATCAATGTAGAGTATTTTACAAAACCTGAAAACTCAGAAAGTTATGATTTAATTATCATACCAGGTTCTAAAAATACCATCTCCGATATGGATTATCTGTTAAAAACAGGTTTTTATGAGCAGATTAAAAAATTATATGGTAAAAAATGGATTATGGGAATTTGTGGTGGTTTTCAAATGCTTGGTAAAAAAATTATTGATAGTTTAAATGTTGAAAATAAAGGTGAAATAGAAGGATTTGGCTTTATAGATATGATTACTGAAATGAAAGAAGAAAAAGTATTGAAAATAGGTGAATATCTACCAGCAAATGATTTCTTAAATAAAAGTATCTGTGGATATGAAATACATCATGGGAATACGATTATTAATGATAGGGATGTAATAGATATGTTGGAAAATGAATCTTTACTCGTCTTTAATAAGGAAAAAAGAATAATTGGCACTTATTTACATGGGATTTTTGAAAATTCTAATTTTTTACAGTTTATTTTCAACCTGTTTAACAAACAGATAGAAATAAACAAAACATATAAAGTGATAAAAGAAGAAACATTGGACAAACTTGCAAATTTAATTGAAAAGAACCTCCTTGGGGACATTATTAATGACTAACATATTGGTGTTAGCAATTCTGATAGATATAGTCTTTGGTGAGCTACCAAATAAAATCCATCCTGTGGCAATTATCGGTAAGTTAATATCAGTGTATGAGAATATTTTTTACAACCTCAAAAACAAATTTTTAGGTGGTTTTCTACTGTTCATCTCAACACATATTACAATAATTACTGTCATCTTTTTCCTGTTAAAGATTTTAAAATCAAATTATCTACTATTTCCCCTTAAGGTCTTTATTGTATACTCTTTAATTTCTGTTAGGGGGATGATAGACCATGCAATGAAAATTTATCAAGCTTTATCGATTGACATCAATTTAGCAAAAGAAAATTTGAAACTAATTGTTAGCAGAGATGTAGACGCAATGAACGAACAGGATATTATAAAATCATCGATTGAATCCATAGCAGAAAATTTCTGTGACGCTTTTTTTGCGCCTATTTTTTATGGAGTAATTTTTGGTATTTATGGTATTATTTTTTATAGAGTTACAAACACATTGGATGCGATGGTTGGGTATAAAAATGAAAAATATATGGAATTTGGTAAATTTTCTGCCAGAAGCGATGATATTCTAAACTTTATACCAGCAAGATTACAGTTGATTATTTTATTGCCAGTTTCACAAATTTTATTCAAAAATGGATTAAACTCATTGGAAATCTATAAAAAATTCAGAAATACATTATCAAGCCCAAACTCAGGATGTGGAATATCCCTTTTTGCAGGAGCACTAAATATAACTCTTGGAGGGGATACATATTATTTTGGCAAATTAGTAAATAAACCATTGATAACAGGTGGTGGCGATTTACTTACAAAACAAAAACTCCTGGATGCCATTTTCCTATATTTGTATAGTGCAATTTTTACTGTATTGCTTATTATTATTTTTCAATTATTATGGAGTCAAAATGTTCCCTTTAATCTTTAAATTATCTGATAAGAAATTACTTTTTATAGGCGGTGGAAATATTGCAAAAAGAAAACTTTTATCTATTTTGAATCAATCAAACCCTGAAGTGACAATAATTTCCAAAGAATTACATCCGGATATAAAAAAGCTTTTATCAACGAATAAGATAACCTGGATAAAGTCAAGCTTTAAAGAGGAATTATTAAAACAAAAATACGATTTAGCTTTTATCTGCACAGATGATAAAGAATTAAATACAAAAGCAGCTTTAATTTTAAAAAAGATAGGAACTCCCACAAATATATGTGACAACAAAGAGTTATCAGATTTTTTTACTCCAGCAATTGTTTCTCAAGACGACATTATTATTTCAATCTCAACAAAAGGGAAATCGCCAGCTTTTGCAAAACAGTTAAAAGAGGTAATATCAAAAACCTTAAAAGAGTTAAAATGAAAACAGGGATAACAACAGGCACAGCAGCAACAGCAGCAGCTAAAGGCGCTTTAATCTATAAATTGACTGGAAAAATTGAGAAAGAGGTGGAAGTAATTTTACCTTATGGGTGCTCTATAAAAATTCCTCTAATTTTTAAAAATAATCTTGTGGGTGTAAAAAAATGGAGTGGAGATGACCCTGATGTCACAGATGGGATTGAGATTTTTGCATCTGTAAGGATGTTGAATGAAAACCGAATTATAATAAAAGGTGGAGAAGGTGTAGGTATTGTTACGAAACCTGGTTTACAGATACCTGTTGGTGAGGCCGCAATAAATCCAGTCCCCAAAAAAATGATAGAAAAAAATTTAAAAACTCTTTTAGACAATAATCAAGGAGTAGAAGTTACAATTATTGTGCCAGAGGGGAGAGAAATTGCTAAAAATACCTTTAATAAGAGGCTTGGAATAATAGATGGCATATCTATCATCGGGACAACTGGAATTGTGAAACCGATGAGTGTCGATGCCTTGATTGAAAGTTTTAAATGTGAAATTGATGTCTTGATTGCACAAAGATACAATTTTTTGTGGATAGTTCCTGGAAATATTGGGGAAAAATGTTTATTACAAGAGAATATTACGCCATCGGTTATGGTGAGTAACTATTTTAAAGAGTCTTTCGAGTATCTTAAAGATAGAAATATCAATGAGATAGGTGTAGCAGGACATCCAGGTAAAATAGCAAAGCTTGCCATGGGGTATTTTAATACGCATTCTAAAAATTCACCTCAGGCAAACCGATTTGTAAAAGAAGTTTTAAATATCAATCACGATTTTAATACAATAGAAGAGCTGTGTAACAGCTATTCGTTTGATAAGATAGCTTATTTAGTTAGCAAAAAAATAAAAGAAAAATTTGATTTTACAAAAGTATCGGTAAAATTATTTGATATGAAATGCAACAAAGTAGGAGAATATCTTGAATAAAAATATTTATATAATCTCTGCTGGTTGTGGTAGCAAAGACTATCTTACATTAAGAGCATTTGAAACTGCTAAAAAAGTTGATTTTTTGATAGGTGCAGAAAGGTTTAAAGATCTCTTCCCGGATAAAAAGTATATAATTTTAAATAATCTCATAAAAGATACCATCAACATATTAGAGAATGAAAAAGAGAAAATTGTGGGTGTTGTTGTATCAGGTGATGCTGGCTTCTTCTCTTTGGCTAAAATAATTTATAAAAAATTCAAAAACAGAATAATCGAGGTAATACCTGGTATTTCCAGTATGCAGCTTGGTATGGCAAGAATGTTTAAAACATATGAAAGTATTGAGTTTTTCTCATTACACGGTAGAAATATCCCAATTGAAAATTTTGAAAAAAAGATAGATAAATGTTTACAGCAAAAAAAAGATCTTTATGTATTAGATGATAAAAATAAA
This genomic stretch from Calditerrivibrio nitroreducens DSM 19672 harbors:
- the cobI gene encoding precorrin-2 C(20)-methyltransferase is translated as MRKLIHAIGLGPGDPESINLKALATLKNSDVVVTPESDKNGRSLAKEIVSKHISSSKIFTYYFPMNNDKNLLDKRYKELAEIIDNFLSEGKKVSYVTIGDLSIYSTFNYLEKKLKLFDIDVIKIPGIPSFIAAANRINESLVVKDEPFCVVELSNNLDKLDDLLSNFPTVVIMKVYKRLNELVAFVRNSNLVKKGFLIERATLPEERVFDLLTDDIPEEAGYLSTAILFSRVKDE
- a CDS encoding precorrin-8X methylmutase; protein product: MNKGLSIEKESFDIIEQNVDLSKYSDEEKVVVKRVIHASGDFDFAKTIIFSHNWLTDSKKIIQKKPAVVCDVNMVKAGITEKYLKVSGLTTHCFISDEKIHELAILEGKTRAETSIEYAFKNFDNIIFVIGNAPTALLKVLELNSLYTDKNIFVVGFPVGFVKAEESKEILTKTDIPFITNKGTKGGSGIAAAAFNALIKVCFNV
- the cobK gene encoding precorrin-6A reductase, with product MCKKILILGGTSDTEKYLNICSKNEFIISVATEYGYKIFSKKFGKDRVILKRFDEKSLEDFIKENSIYKIIDTTHPFAKEITKIAKDAANNLNIIYESMIRENEINITYEKLIYVNSLKEAITFLRENDFKKILLTIGSKMIKHFSFLNEKAHVRILPFEQSIKDVLEAGFDYDKIIAIQGPFSKDFNKAIIKEFEIELLVTKVSGQSGGYEEKVEACREMGIFCLAIKNW
- a CDS encoding pyridoxal phosphate-dependent aminotransferase, translated to MDNFSHGGNIYYYANLIGCNPNEIIDLSSNISPFVDENIFEFIKNQLSNLKNLPSSNAFILKEALAKKYDKDMENFVVGVGTSEIIKNLCLINSGNKALIIAPTYIDYEKYCKLYNLHTSFHFTSERRNFAINLQELDFSKFDITFICNPNNPTGYYIQKEEILKAAKLFENCLFVIDESYLPFMIDSDNASLLFEKTKNIIVLRSFSKIYGLAGLRIGYAFSFNKDNIREIEKHCLEWGVSSLSEVVGKYLLSLETDQIASKINEIKGYLYEELKCCNNIKPLPSSTNFLLIKLTHLNSEKVFNNLLSNKILIRDCKNIRGLDDLFIRVAIKDLDSMKYFLSVFKKLVGCKN
- a CDS encoding cobyric acid synthase, with amino-acid sequence MVQGTSSNVGKSIITAGICRMLANKGYKVAPFKAQNMALNSGVTFDGLEMGRAQILQAEACKILPDVRMNPILLKPTGDGKSQIIRLGKPYKTVSYKDYYQIYEENLKIVKEAFYSLSKEFDIIVLEGAGSPAEINLQKFDIVNMKMAEIARAKVYIVGDIDRGGVFAAFKGTYDLIQPHYKKFVKGFIINKFRGDLSLLKPGIDGFKDFCDIPIIGVIPYFEHNLEDEDSQNLFTKKNKKSGEILLNIGIIRLPYMSNFTDFQCLENIEKINVEYFTKPENSESYDLIIIPGSKNTISDMDYLLKTGFYEQIKKLYGKKWIMGICGGFQMLGKKIIDSLNVENKGEIEGFGFIDMITEMKEEKVLKIGEYLPANDFLNKSICGYEIHHGNTIINDRDVIDMLENESLLVFNKEKRIIGTYLHGIFENSNFLQFIFNLFNKQIEINKTYKVIKEETLDKLANLIEKNLLGDIIND
- the cbiB gene encoding adenosylcobinamide-phosphate synthase CbiB translates to MTNILVLAILIDIVFGELPNKIHPVAIIGKLISVYENIFYNLKNKFLGGFLLFISTHITIITVIFFLLKILKSNYLLFPLKVFIVYSLISVRGMIDHAMKIYQALSIDINLAKENLKLIVSRDVDAMNEQDIIKSSIESIAENFCDAFFAPIFYGVIFGIYGIIFYRVTNTLDAMVGYKNEKYMEFGKFSARSDDILNFIPARLQLIILLPVSQILFKNGLNSLEIYKKFRNTLSSPNSGCGISLFAGALNITLGGDTYYFGKLVNKPLITGGGDLLTKQKLLDAIFLYLYSAIFTVLLIIIFQLLWSQNVPFNL
- a CDS encoding precorrin-2 dehydrogenase/sirohydrochlorin ferrochelatase family protein, whose protein sequence is MFPLIFKLSDKKLLFIGGGNIAKRKLLSILNQSNPEVTIISKELHPDIKKLLSTNKITWIKSSFKEELLKQKYDLAFICTDDKELNTKAALILKKIGTPTNICDNKELSDFFTPAIVSQDDIIISISTKGKSPAFAKQLKEVISKTLKELK
- the cbiD gene encoding cobalt-precorrin-5B (C(1))-methyltransferase CbiD, with product MKTGITTGTAATAAAKGALIYKLTGKIEKEVEVILPYGCSIKIPLIFKNNLVGVKKWSGDDPDVTDGIEIFASVRMLNENRIIIKGGEGVGIVTKPGLQIPVGEAAINPVPKKMIEKNLKTLLDNNQGVEVTIIVPEGREIAKNTFNKRLGIIDGISIIGTTGIVKPMSVDALIESFKCEIDVLIAQRYNFLWIVPGNIGEKCLLQENITPSVMVSNYFKESFEYLKDRNINEIGVAGHPGKIAKLAMGYFNTHSKNSPQANRFVKEVLNINHDFNTIEELCNSYSFDKIAYLVSKKIKEKFDFTKVSVKLFDMKCNKVGEYLE
- the cbiE gene encoding precorrin-6y C5,15-methyltransferase (decarboxylating) subunit CbiE; the encoded protein is MNKNIYIISAGCGSKDYLTLRAFETAKKVDFLIGAERFKDLFPDKKYIILNNLIKDTINILENEKEKIVGVVVSGDAGFFSLAKIIYKKFKNRIIEVIPGISSMQLGMARMFKTYESIEFFSLHGRNIPIENFEKKIDKCLQQKKDLYVLDDKNKQFFELLSRSKEILSLFDIYILNNLGLPDETIYKLKTINDLNNIKLELYSIYLEVRNK